From the Cololabis saira isolate AMF1-May2022 chromosome 13, fColSai1.1, whole genome shotgun sequence genome, the window aatgttaaactgaatgactttttattttttctttattttctgtttttcctctcttttttaatatgctacctctttaggttggcttttaattttttgttgtaatgtactgtgtattatgtgtcggaccccaggaagaatagctgcagtcttgctgtagctaatggggatgcAGATAAAACAACATTAGAGCCTTAAAAAGCATTGAAGGCGGGGAGGCTCACCTCGGCCAGCTTGAGCCCCGAGCTGTGGAAGGAATGTTCCAGCAGCTGCTGGACGGTGGGCAGAACCAGGCTGTGGTTCTGATCCAGGAAGATCTGGTAGCAGTAGCTCTCCTGCACTTTACCAGCAGCCGATCTGGGTGAGAACGAGAGGAAAACAGGTGAAGAACCGAGTCCTGACGTTCATGCGGAAGCACGTGCAGGTCTGCGGGGTCGTACAGTTTCAGCAGGGGGTCCAGGGCCAGGATGTGGTGCATGATGACGATCAGGAACTCCTCCGGATCTGGAAGACAAGAATCAGGTCAGTGCCGACCGGTCGGGGGCAGGCGGGCCGGTCTGGACCCTTACGGGGAGGACTGACCCTTCTCGTCGGTGGTGAAGGAGTTGCTGTAGCCCAGGTTCTGCAGCAGCTGTCGCAGCTTCATGATGTGCCGGCCCTCCACGAAGCCCTTGCTGCGCAGCGGCGCCACGATGTCGTGGAGCAGCGTCCGCTGGATGGGGGCGTCCTGGGGGCCGGTGGACTTGAACAGCATGGAGTCTAACACGGACGAGCAGGAGAACAAGCTGGAGACAAGTCAGACAGGAATCAGAGCTGGATTCATGATAATAAACACCAAACACTGTCGCGGCCTGGACACGTCACTGCTGCACGGCTCCTGGCGTCTCCATTAAAGAAGGAAAGCGTGATCCTCTTCCTGCACCAGGAACACTCTGGTCTGTCCAACCTCGACGTCCCAACACCAACGACCCATCAGAACAACAAACATTCAGATCTCTCCCAGATTTTACTTCTTCTACATGTGCATCTTTTTGTTTTCGGTTCCCGACCATCTCCACCACCTGTCTTGCAGAAACCTTGCGTTGCATCTTTGTCTCAACCACCTGCTGATGTCCCGTTATCTGGAGGCTGAGCGGATATTTTTGGCAAAATACTGtatgtacaaatattttgccccTTCCTTTGATAATTTTTTATAGCCTGATGatcacacaaataaaataaatcacatcAACTGAAGAAATTCCTCAAAGCTTCAGTTGTCAGCTGCAGTCCTGCAGCTGCATAGCAACACTGGAGAACAGGGTACGTCGTTCTTATCAAACAGTGTGATGTAAATACTCATGGTCCTGACCCGAACAGGGCGGCGTCCATGTAGCAGGAGTTGCAGTGGCCCTGGATTCCCTTCATCCGTCCAATCAGGAGCTGGTTGACCTGCTCTGTGCTCACCGGAGGAGCCGTCTCCGGGTTCCACTCGCCGTATCCCGCATCCCTCTCTGAAAGCAAGCACAGGACCGGTCCTGAGGAGACGCGCTTCACAATCAAGCCTTACTGCATGGATGCAACatttaaactgtaaactgatatgaaaacataaaaaaatcagcctccccATCCCTTGGACACATAAGAATGCAGTGGGAGGAGGAGCTAGGGATAGAAATGTCAGATttggtgtggggggggggtgacgacatccactgccaatccaggaagcaggaacacacggaaacacacgtcaagcactggaaatctgcaacaaaaaaaccacaaacaaagcacgaaaccggcacggagccaaccaaaacatgaagggcaatcgacccaaatcttgagatctgatcgcagtctgagctaagctaccactaccgctacctaaccccaaaaactacagagcaagcatgcaggtgaacaagccagtgtgtatgtctatgtgtgtgtatgcgtgtatgtatatgatcatgcgtgtgtgtgtgtgtgtatgtgtgtacatgtgtgttcgtacgtgtgtgtgtgtgtgtgtgtgtgtgtgtgtgtgtgtgtatatgtatgtgactgagtggttatatgtgtgtgtgtgtgtgtgtgtgtgtgtgtgtgtgtgtgtgtgtgtgtgtgtgtgtgtgtgtgtaataaaccaaacaaagctccacctgaagtgtatctatagtgggggaggggggggagcaaccctgcCACCCgcaagaccagaggccgacacggaagagcccgggacccaggccaccggcaaccccacagaggggagaagtaggagggaggcaacccaccgcctgctaGGCCCCCCCCCTATCTTAATTTGAATGGGAATGTCTCTCTGTGGGTACAGGCAATCCTGGCACTTGATTCtatcttaattttattttaattataaaaggactgtctcagaaaattagaatattgtgattttctgtaatgcaattactgcaaaactcaaatatcctatctcaaaaaatttgaatattctgggaatcttaatcttaaactgtaaaccataatcagtaatattaaaataataaaaggcttgcaatatttcagttgatttgtaatgaatccagaatgtatgacatttttgttttttttaaattgcattacagaaaataaagaactttatcacaatattctaattttctgagacagtcctgtacttgaacatatttttttcttatacttccattttatattgtattttttacttaattatttatttactttttattttttttaggctttgtgtgttattgtgctgcttcgtgtttgaatgttttatgtgaaaatccaataaaaaatatttgaattaaCTGTAAACTGATCCTTCTCACTGGAGTTTGGAAGAAGAGGACTAGAGCTACAGTAGCAAGGTAGTAAAACTAGGGTTTAAAGGAATTTAACTTGTGATTGAAGGTTCAACAGGGAGTCAGATCTCTGTCCCTCTGATCATAAACATGTCAGAGCTCAGTAAAACTGCAAAACATCGGGTCGGGTGATTCTGCACGAACCCGTGTCGTCCAGCTCCCCCGGGGTCTGGCTGCAGTCGACGGGCTGTGATGGGTCGGGATTCTGGAAGCGCGAGTCGGGACGGCAGGAGCTAAGCTTCACAAACAGAGCTCTCTTGGGAGGACAGTGGAAGAGACGCTTGCCCTTGAAGGTGCCGTCGCTCACGCCATTGTTGTCCTCCTGCAGGAAGGATGAAGGAGATCAGGATGAGGGAGATCAGGCTGGAGTGTAACCGGGCTCCCCAGGTCCGAGCGGTGCTCCCCCATCAGAACCTACCAGCTCCAGCCCGACCATGGTCTCGGCCCGCTCCGGCAGGGTGCCCATCCAGCGGATGATGCCGTACGAGTTGGGCACGCCCAACGTGACCTCCACCATGGAGTTGATACCCATGAACAGCCCGGGGTCCGGCTCTAACGGCGGCTCGTCCACGTCCATGACGGTGAACCCTTCGGCAGACACAAGGACCTTCAGTCAGAAAAGAAACAGAGAACGCCCCCCCCTTCAAGTACAGAGCTGCTCCCACCTGCAGGCACCTCTCCTTTAGCAACCAGGTCCAGGGGGACAAagacctctcctcctctcttcccTGTCTCATCCGTGTCCTGCAATCACACGTACCAAAGATAAGCTCTCAAACTTCCTGTGTGGAGAAAGATTTAACACATCCGACGCTTCGGTGGCGGCCGAGGACTCGAGGATGACAAGTAAATGTAGAAAAGCATCTGAATTTACCAGAGGAGCTGCACATTAAAACCACCTCTCTGCTGTGGTGGGCTGCAATGAACACAGGTAACCGAGGCCACATCGTCACGGCAGCCATACACGTACGTTTCATCTGTTTCTCAAAGCGACAAAAGTCACGTCTGTGTTGATGCTGCTTCCGACGCCGAGACGCATCAGTGGCGGTACGAGACGTCCGCAGGGAGTGAAGCCCCAACCTTTTCAGATGTTTACATATCTACATACATGTTTGATGTTTGAGAAAAGCTTGAAAAAAATGTTCATCCATCCACTAACTCCTGCTTCTCCAGGTTTAGTGTTCCAGTGTCTCCTGGATGTGGTGCAGGAACCTTCTGCTGGTTGGACGTTCCCCAAAACCCTTCCTGGACACCTCCCCAcctgtccaggtccaggaagccCCTCAAGCAGATGCTCAAAGCATCTCAGCCCCTTTGGATGTGTCAACGCTCTTTTCGTTCTTGGCCAGATTGCTGTGCAGGATTTTACAGCTCTCCCGATGATAACGCTTGGACGATGCTcaggtagggctggggatcgattcagatgtcaagaatcgatttgattgagaatcttaagattcagaattgattatcacgattcgattcaatccaatatcgatttgggttagtgttattaaaactgttgttTCAGCTGTTACCTGAATTATGCGTATGTCAAGGAGACTGTTCCATAAGGGGGGTGCGACCGGGCCTTTTGCTCACTTAGGGAACCGTCTCCCTGACCATCTAAGGCACAGACACTGGACTCTTTTAAGACTGGcctaaaaacctttttattcagGAAGGTGTTtttaagttgagttttatgagttattattgttagttttaACTATGTACTGGCTCTGTGGCACTCTGAGATTTTTGGATGTGCCTCACAAATAGAAtccattgttattattattattattatataataataataataataataataataataataataataataataataataataataataataataataataataataataataattattattattattattattattattattattattattattattattattattattattattattattatataattttaaATAAACAGAACCCGTTCCCCGTCTACCCTCGACAATGTACAATCTACAGTACTGCACCAAACTCTTTAATCTCTGTATCCTTATGCACTTTTGAGTACGCagcgttttagtttttagcctagtgtccttatcttttagtgtttacatttaattttttttcccttttattgcTTCCTTTGAGCCAGTGGCAAcgaaatttcgttccacttgtacttggacttttggaatgacaataaagtgaacCTTGATACCttgattactattattattattattaagaaacatattaatactagaaTTACACTTGACGCCATGTTCATTGtgtgatagtttcacaccatgTGCATGCAGTAATTACTAGacaactactgggattaaagttcactgggcaaaaatgtaataaaaaaaaagattttagacatatgaatcgactTTAAGAATCAATATAAGAATTTAAAATCGGACAATCGATTTTTTCCATACAGGCCTCAGCTCGCGGCAGCTGGAGGTGACGGTGCATCTTCACTAAACTCAGACTTGTGTTGTGctgaaatgcatttttaaatgttgtgaGAGTTTCATCTAATGGGACAAAACTTTTATTCCAGTTTCCAGGTTCTTCTTGAATAATTGATTCCACTTAAAAGCACATTTAACCGTCCTGACGATGAATCACATGAACAGTCATCTACTTACGGTGGAGATGCGGACCGTGTGCTTCCCGCCCTCCTGCTGCACGTCCACCACCATCCCGTGGCGACACTCGCCTCCCACGAAGTAGGTGACTCTGTCTCCCGGACACAGCTCGTCTGTGTGGAGCTCGGTGGGGGCGTCACAGACGGGGGGGGACAGGGAGGTGGGGACCACTGGCCTGATTCTGAAGAACGGAGCAAAGACGCCGCATTTTTTCTCACAGGAGAAACGGGTTATGAACTTATACTTCCCGTCGGTGACGCCCTTCCCTCTGTCTGCTCCCTGGAGAGAAACACGAAGCAACAGGTCAGTTCAGTTCCTGTCAGAGTCATCAAAACCACAGTACCAGCCCTTACGGACATCTTATTCGGGCCAAAACTAACTCCTACAGGGACCAGGTTCTGCAGTGACCAGGTCTTACAGTGACCGGGTCCCGAAATGATATAAAGAAGCACAGGAAGACAATGGTCTTGTTTAACTTATACGTACCTGTAGTTCGATCCCGAAGAATGTCCCACTTATGGGGCGGGACTCATCTAGGGGTCCGATGTAGCGGATAATGCCTCTCAGCCTCTTCCCATCTTCCTCCACAGTCACAACAGTTTCCAGGGTGAGGTCCAGCGCCGTCTGTAGAGCTTCTCTGTCTCTGGACATTATCAGCCTGTCAGCATCGTCGGGGACGGCCAGCAGCAGCTTGGCCTCCTCTGAGCTCAACTCCTTCAAGCAGTTGAGCTCCAGTTCATAATCCAGAGCAGACAAGGAGCCCACGAAGAAGACCGGCAGCTTGGTGCGGGACTGGGACTGACTGTGGTTGTACTCAGAGATGTAACAGATGCGCCCAGCTTTCACAGAGCTATAGAGCGTCTCTGGCTTTTTAGTCAAGATGAAGTACAGGTACTTTGCTGACGTCATGTTGACCCGGTCTGGAGACGCGGTAGGCAACTAAAGAGATAGGAAGGTTACAGACATTAGTGAGATAGGAGGGTTACAGACATTAGTGAGATAGGAGGGTTACAGACATTGGTGAGATAGGAGGGTTACAGTCATTGGTGAGATATGAGGTTACAGACATTGGTGAGATAGGAGGTTACAGTCATTGGTGAGATAGGAGGTTACAGACATTAGTGAGATAGGAGGGTTACAGACATTGGTGAGATAGGAGGGTTACAGACATTGGTGAGATAGGAGGGTTACAGACATTGGTGAGATAGGAGGGTTACAGACATTGGTGAGATAGGAGGGTTACAGACATTGGTGAGATAGGAGGGTTACAGACATTAGTGAGATATGAGGGTTACAGACATTAGTGAGATAGGAGAGTTACAGACATTGGTGAGATAGGAGGGTTACAGACATTGGTGAGATAGGAGGGTTACAGACATTGGTGAGATAGGAGGGTTACAGACATTGGTGAGATAGGAGGGTTACAGGCATTGGTGAGATAGGAGGGTTACAGACATTGGTGAGATAGGAGGTTACAGACATTGGTGAGATAGGAGGTTACAAACATTAGTGAGATAGGAGGATTACAGACATTAGTGAGATTGGAGGTTACAGACATTAGTGAGATGGGAGGTTACAGACATTAGTGAGATAGGAGGGTTACAGACATTAGTGAGATAGGAGGTTACAAACATTAGTGAGATAGGACGGTTAGACATTAGTGAGATATGATGTTACAAACATTAGTGAGATAGGATGGTACAGACATTAGTGAGATGGAGGTTACAGACATTAGTGAGATAGGAGGGTTACAGACATTAGTGAGATAGGAGGGTTACAGACATTAGTGATATAGGAGTGTTACAGACCTTAGTGAGATAGGAGGGTTACAGACATCAGTGAGATAGGAGGTCACAAACATTAGTGAGATAGGAGGGTTGCAGACATTACTGAGATAGGAGGGTTACAGACATTAGTGAGATAGGAGGTCACAAACATTAGTGAGATAGGAGCCTTACAGACATTAGTGAGATAGGAGTGTTACAGACCTTAGTGAGATAGGAGGGTTACAGACATCAGTGAGATAGGAGGGTTACAGACATTAGTGATATAGGAGGGTTACAGACATTGGTGAGATAGGAGAGTTACAGACCTTAGTGAGATAGGAGGGTTACAGACATCAGTGAGATAGGAGGGTTACCAGACATTAGTGAGATAGGAGGGTTACCAGACATTAGTGAGATAGGAGGGTTATAGACATTGGTGAGATAGGAGGGTTACAGACATTGGTGAGATAGGAGAGTTACAGACCTTAGTGAGATAGGAGGGTTACAGACCTTAGTGAGATAGGAGGTCACAAACATTAGTGAGATAGGAGGGTTACAGACATCAGTGAGATAGGAGGTTACAGACATTAGTGAGATAGGAGAGTTACAGACATTAGTGAGATAGGAGGGTTACAGACATCAGTGAGATAGGAGGGATAAGGACATTAGATAGATAGGAGGGTTACAGACATTAGTGAGATAGGAGGGTTACAGACATTAGTGATATAGGAGTGTTACAGACCTTAGTGAGATAGGAGGGTTACAGACATCAGTGAGATAGGAGGTCACAAACATTAGTGAGATAGGAGGGTTGCAGACATTACTGAGATAGGAGGGTTACAGACTGTTAGGTTTAAACAACATCAAACCCAGcttttaacaaagaaaaacaccaaagacttggaaatgatttttaaggCCTTCTGCGCAGAAGTGAAGCACCGTCGGAGCCCTGCCGAGCAACACGGCTCTCTGGCTCTCGACGAAATGCTTGTTGGGTCCTTCTTGCAAGAagtatttattgaaaaaactgacaggcgttggctatgttaagacaaccaatggtagacagtggatggacaatgggaggtaacaaacagataaacaggacaTTTCAGTTGAAGAACAACTAATCTATGTTCTGCAgagcaaacagacatcctttctgTTGAGGGTGTTCCAACAGAATATACAACTGACCATGAAACAGTTGTGGACCAGCCCAAACCCCTGAGCAGTTTAGGGAGTGGCTGTTGTAACTGGTAACATGTGATAAGCAATTGTTTAAAACACAGTCAGCTCTTCAAGCTGACCCGATTCTGTTTTTCATACGAACAAAACTTAATCCAAAAAgattgattaacctcacatttCCGTCCTCTTGTTCATATGAAACTTCACAGAATgatacaggtaatgaaaacacagaacagtacaagAACAGTGATGAACAGATTCATAAtttcagtcattatgtcagcatgactcagtaatgaaaaagtctcttccattcctcggactcctctcctagtttgttgtcgcaagtcagtttggctAGTCCTCTTCTTCAGGCCGTGCTGGTGAGATAGGCATCAGATGATTTCTTCAGCGGGCAAAGGTTTGAGTACCGCCCGACTTCCCGCCTACTCAAGCCTGGAATTTCTctgctagctttcactgcaactggtgaacgcagttgatcattcagcagcctttactgctgttggtgtcctgatctggacagcaaaaagggcccgtcctgatggagtgatgacgtttcaccacACGACTCAGGATCTGGTCACCcatttcagcagttcctgctttaggagagggagagaggaagaaaacagcagccCACAAGAATTCTAAACattctcatgtacagttcgactaatggccgtcattcaggccatggttttccttgagccttaacttaacatgccattagttcactccaagaatcAAATCCATATGAATAACTccaaatggataggtcctttcGGGACACTGACCTCTTTTAGGCCTCATATTGCCTTccatgttgtatctgcaacatgtcggaaagctcctactaaaagatttttaaagggtatttagtatttaatcctcatgatgtatcatatgtacccctactccctcctgttgagccatagaaactccctatggctcaacttagccaccagggggaacaacttCCTTGGAAGCACCAGTTTGCTTCGCTCCAGACAAAGGCCTTCTGAAGTTACAGTAGCTAGTTGCAGTAGCACCTTCATTTAGCCaaatgcttttttctttttgcaagaGCATTGTTTCTAATGTCAACAGGGGATAGAGGGGGTCAGGACCACCTGAGTCCTGACtcctccccagataagtggccctcccacttcttgacctctGCATCCTGGCAGGTCGGCAAGTCTGACTTAATGATCCTCTAGGGTCGGATATCTATGTCCCTCagagatcccccctcccatcaccagattagatgggggcaaaaaccttttaaactctgtctcccaccgtagattagactacagaatttctcattgaaaaacgttcttatttcaacccaagtgggttataatcttattaaagtaacaccacacaaaaactgtcagtgcagcaactttcctgcaacgtaaacagtagtcttcagtgaacttatatatatatataaacaataagtcaTTGTCACAAAACGTCGGACTGAAAGGagcattctatcaaataatgccttctcaactgttgttgagctatattttccccaaatcaaaaagaaatgccagaaaattgtcataaaattgtcagaaaattatctccagattaatcatatagtcttcaggagattcctaaccttctgtttgcatgctgcaacgcaaatgcatgctcttctatgaaaactcatagaagtcttaagaaaattgtgggatacATTCCCATGtgtaaactacacatagacaaaaacccactaacattaaacacacacttcagatcatctgcatgtgggtttgtgtatcactgcaaatgtgtaaattatttatcctcaaactaaactaaccaaactcaattggtgcatttcaaATTAACTCCCAAACTAAATGGTAGCAatactgatcacaaatgtatacattttcagtgtgaataggctagtatgcactcagagtttttcttttctaaaaagattgttcAACGGTTTTTTCTCCTCCATACAATCCGAGTCAAATACAGTataacaaaagtaatctgcaaattaaatgatgaattaacccaatttgaacttctatgattctatgccCTCATTCaggcttagaatgatagaacaaaCTATATTTCCATTTTTCTATGGAGCTTCACCTCTGaaaacccctttttttttttttcccagcgaacaaaaaaaagttctctCCTTCAGACACAGAGCCTTGCAGCCGCTCGTAAACCGGAGcatgctttcacacacacactctctgcaGCTTGGCTCTGCAAACTCTGCAGCTGTTTCACAAGGTctcataaatacacacacacagacagtgtctctcacatacacacacacacacagagagctgcagcttgtcacacagacacagagtCACACCCTGCTGCAGTTCTTCTTCTTCCCACTTCTCCCCAACCTCACATAGCTTTCTTTACCTTTTTATTTCTCTCCTGTTAGAACCTTGTCCCGTTTTGGACATTTAATCAGTTTTCTTTTAGTCTTAAATTAgtccatttacttctttttaagtttCGTGTATTATTATTTCGCAAAATTCTGTCTCCATTTTTAAATTTGAGGACGTCTCCCcatcaattaagcatcttttAGAGATTATTTAAGCATAAGttttcagcttaaccacgcctctgctatttttcgtcagttattttatttcttaagtttctctcaggacacaagttttcctttttcaacagtttggttttagcctgataTTTAGTGAACAACTTAAATTTTTCCTCTCAATTTTGGAAACTCCACATTGAACACACAGTTTCCTGtcataaacatcagacaaacaaTAGACAAGACGAACATTAAACAAAACCCATTAAAAATCATTCCAAAGAAACCTCTTCTTGTTATTCTGTCGGGTCCGAAACCCCCGTGTTGGCCTTACGCACTGCCCCAGGCATAGTATTTTTAGAGGCCCCTATGCCTTCTATAAAAATCGTGTCCCCGACCTGCTGCCAATCACCTCTTTCACTAACCTTCTTGTTAGCACACAGAATTTCActcgtattttacacaaaaatacttcaACACCCTAAGTATTTCActcgtattttacacaaaaatacttcaACACCCCAAGTATTTAAGTAAGAAGAGGTCTCACCAGTCCCTTAGTGCCTTCCCCTGGCTCGGAAATCTCGTCACCTGGACCGGAACAGCGCAAAACCAAATCTGGGCCCGTTCCCGAAGTCG encodes:
- the LOC133458680 gene encoding ubiquitin carboxyl-terminal hydrolase CYLD-like, whose protein sequence is MTSAKYLYFILTKKPETLYSSVKAGRICYISEYNHSQSQSRTKLPVFFVGSLSALDYELELNCLKELSSEEAKLLLAVPDDADRLIMSRDREALQTALDLTLETVVTVEEDGKRLRGIIRYIGPLDESRPISGTFFGIELQGADRGKGVTDGKYKFITRFSCEKKCGVFAPFFRIRPVVPTSLSPPVCDAPTELHTDELCPGDRVTYFVGGECRHGMVVDVQQEGGKHTVRISTDTDETGKRGGEVFVPLDLVAKGEVPAGFTVMDVDEPPLEPDPGLFMGINSMVEVTLGVPNSYGIIRWMGTLPERAETMVGLELEDNNGVSDGTFKGKRLFHCPPKRALFVKLSSCRPDSRFQNPDPSQPVDCSQTPGELDDTERDAGYGEWNPETAPPVSTEQVNQLLIGRMKGIQGHCNSCYMDAALFGLFSCSSVLDSMLFKSTGPQDAPIQRTLLHDIVAPLRSKGFVEGRHIMKLRQLLQNLGYSNSFTTDEKDPEEFLIVIMHHILALDPLLKLSAAGKVQESYCYQIFLDQNHSLVLPTVQQLLEHSFHSSGLKLAEVPSCLILQMPRFGKKFKMFDKIIPSLELDITALLSEGPQQCMLCGKLAVEECADCFKDPVFSSTGFKIFCSTCSAQVHSHPQRHSHKPAALEIPKGYRGFSVPRALTRDRLELFAVLCIETSHYVSFVKHGPDSHDWIFFDSMADREGERDGYNIPEVRACPEVGDYLEMSPAELANQVPRDMRGVAKRLFCDAYMYLYQSTSMCLYR